The following are encoded in a window of Vibrio sp. SCSIO 43136 genomic DNA:
- a CDS encoding ATP-binding protein yields the protein MSRLITYSDDASTELEADSEHAKSFYHQLFLLHEISIELSRAESLDNLYQLAVNACLTHLDIDRMGILMIDKERDWMVGTWGTDEEGNVRSETDYAAPMLDDVKDVIREMSTKGKVCVWHDIELYEFGEKVGEVDEVGRGWNAALAIWDNDEVIGWIACDNLLNHKPFHTYQSHTLRLFGSILGEFIKRQHAEEEIIKLNASLESKIERRTAELSKAQAELKQANTDLEQKVLERTALLNEKRTHLQETLDELQATQSQLVEAEKQGSIAQLVMGMAHELNTPLGNIKMAASLQPNMLQNIEEKLANGKLSAADLNEHLRMSCETNEIISSNAGKMADLVAQFKKLSIHETQFRQSEQIELAQWLKDTASLACDNYGPNHTPTISVEVLPSNAKVTINTAQLAQAIEDLVFNALEHGLTNHSTDEILIISIVHEHHLELNFEDNGKGVSAEIQDHIFDPFVTTARSKGGKGLGLNLVYNLVTQGLKGHIQCYQPLTGGFGIGLSIPLDGK from the coding sequence ATGAGTAGACTGATTACCTACTCAGATGACGCTTCCACTGAGTTAGAAGCAGATAGTGAACACGCAAAATCCTTCTATCATCAGCTGTTCTTGCTTCACGAGATATCCATCGAGCTTTCAAGAGCTGAGTCTCTTGACAACCTATATCAACTTGCCGTTAATGCCTGCTTAACTCATCTCGACATTGATCGAATGGGAATACTGATGATTGATAAAGAACGCGATTGGATGGTTGGCACCTGGGGCACAGACGAAGAAGGCAATGTTCGCTCCGAAACCGATTATGCCGCTCCCATGCTAGATGATGTTAAAGATGTCATTCGTGAAATGTCGACTAAAGGCAAAGTTTGCGTCTGGCACGACATCGAGTTGTATGAATTTGGTGAGAAGGTAGGTGAAGTCGATGAAGTAGGTCGAGGTTGGAACGCAGCACTTGCCATCTGGGACAACGACGAAGTAATTGGCTGGATTGCATGTGATAATCTCCTGAATCATAAGCCATTTCATACTTACCAGAGCCACACACTGCGTCTATTCGGCTCTATCTTGGGAGAATTCATCAAACGCCAACATGCAGAAGAAGAAATCATTAAGCTCAATGCTAGCTTAGAAAGCAAAATCGAACGGCGTACCGCAGAGCTTTCAAAAGCACAAGCAGAGCTAAAGCAAGCCAACACCGATCTTGAACAAAAAGTGCTTGAACGCACTGCGTTGCTCAATGAAAAACGCACTCATCTTCAAGAGACGTTAGATGAATTACAAGCAACCCAAAGCCAGTTAGTCGAGGCAGAAAAACAAGGCTCAATCGCTCAGCTAGTCATGGGTATGGCACACGAGCTGAATACTCCGCTAGGCAACATTAAGATGGCAGCGAGCTTGCAACCGAACATGCTACAGAACATTGAAGAAAAACTGGCCAACGGAAAACTTTCCGCAGCTGATCTCAACGAACACCTGCGGATGAGTTGTGAAACCAACGAGATCATTTCGAGCAATGCAGGCAAAATGGCTGACTTGGTAGCGCAGTTTAAAAAGCTTTCGATTCATGAGACTCAATTTCGACAGTCGGAACAGATCGAATTAGCGCAATGGCTGAAAGACACTGCTAGCCTCGCCTGCGATAATTATGGACCAAACCATACCCCAACCATCAGTGTTGAAGTCCTGCCAAGCAATGCCAAAGTCACCATTAACACTGCTCAACTGGCCCAAGCTATCGAAGACCTCGTCTTCAACGCCTTAGAGCACGGCTTAACAAACCACTCAACGGATGAGATCCTGATCATCAGCATTGTTCATGAACACCACTTAGAACTGAATTTCGAAGACAACGGCAAAGGGGTCTCCGCAGAAATTCAAGACCACATCTTCGACCCATTCGTAACCACGGCAAGAAGTAAAGGCGGCAAAGGCTTGGGTCTGAATCTGGTCTATAACCTAGTTACCCAAGGGCTAAAAGGCCATATCCAATGCTATCAACCGTTAACTGGGGGGTTTGGTATTGGCCTCTCGATTCCGTTAGATGGTAAGTGA
- a CDS encoding porin: MNKFFTRTLIASAISSITLAGAAFADTNLNPKKDEQGFYGLVALQLANRDYEVPTGAEGNPNSGVQANNETRLGWRGTAHFDSWENTTFIWQVESGYVDESFGGEDGGNGYLGRRDTYIGFQNDAYGLIRVGRVLTPIYELIDWPATNPGMGNVWDWGGAIGGNNFNDRQSDTIRWDTNELWEGFSLDLAVGAGADRAGATDSQRANKNYWHGGAAHQKFTVGDNGWVQFDLAYEMNYNTQDKSGNNPDTGSKDPAFYWDNQTYLIGTQGGFDNGIGYFAYYRVADAQNTLGDDEREKSYSIGLMYNFGEDNKWQAKVAHAENKGLEVNGKRIADTEDDVTSMQLMYSVDSNAVVYARYAMNNLGEAHTTRPDYVGRWKSDSFDEASIGIEYWF, from the coding sequence ATGAACAAGTTTTTTACTCGTACGTTAATTGCTTCTGCTATCTCAAGCATTACACTTGCGGGCGCTGCATTTGCAGATACCAACCTCAACCCTAAAAAAGATGAACAAGGCTTTTACGGTTTAGTCGCCCTGCAATTGGCGAATCGTGACTATGAAGTACCAACAGGCGCTGAAGGCAACCCAAACTCTGGCGTGCAAGCAAACAATGAAACCCGTCTGGGTTGGCGAGGCACTGCCCACTTCGATAGTTGGGAAAACACCACTTTCATCTGGCAAGTAGAATCTGGCTATGTTGATGAGTCATTTGGTGGAGAAGACGGTGGTAACGGCTACCTTGGTCGTCGGGATACCTACATCGGCTTCCAGAACGACGCTTATGGCCTTATCCGTGTTGGACGAGTTCTGACACCAATTTATGAGCTTATCGATTGGCCTGCGACCAACCCAGGTATGGGTAATGTCTGGGATTGGGGTGGTGCTATCGGCGGCAACAACTTCAACGATCGCCAATCCGATACCATTCGCTGGGACACTAACGAGCTTTGGGAAGGCTTCTCGCTTGATCTCGCAGTGGGTGCCGGTGCAGACCGTGCGGGTGCGACAGACTCACAACGAGCTAACAAAAACTACTGGCACGGCGGCGCTGCCCACCAGAAATTTACCGTAGGTGACAATGGCTGGGTTCAATTCGACCTTGCCTATGAGATGAACTACAACACTCAAGATAAGAGCGGCAACAACCCAGACACTGGCAGCAAAGACCCAGCGTTTTATTGGGACAACCAGACATACCTCATTGGTACTCAAGGTGGCTTTGATAATGGTATTGGCTACTTCGCCTACTACCGTGTGGCTGATGCACAAAACACCCTCGGCGATGACGAACGAGAGAAAAGCTACTCTATCGGCCTGATGTACAACTTCGGCGAAGATAATAAGTGGCAAGCAAAAGTTGCTCATGCAGAAAACAAAGGCCTTGAAGTCAATGGCAAGCGCATCGCAGATACCGAAGATGACGTAACTTCTATGCAGCTAATGTACTCGGTAGACTCCAATGCCGTTGTGTATGCTCGCTACGCCATGAACAACTTAGGAGAAGCACACACCACCCGCCCTGACTACGTCGGTCGCTGGAAGTCTGACAGCTTCGATGAAGCATCGATTGGTATTGAGTACTGGTTCTAA
- a CDS encoding glycyl-radical enzyme activating protein: MPTTATILNIQRFTLHDGPGIRTELFLKGCPLRCDWCGNPESFQRHIEVGVYSNKCITQDKCGDCAIPCHQPEMLIFNDAKLTHVDREKCSNCLSCVEECPSEAIKQWGNTMSVEECMKVIRQDIGYYQRSGGGVTVSGGEPLMQSEFVLDLFKACKAEGIHTCLESSFFGHWGRIEKLLPYTDLVISDLKLMDSQQHKKHTGVENTKILANLIKLTKTDQLLILRIPVIPGINDTQANIKATADFINSQLQGKVDTVQLLSFMRLGEEKYQSLGLDYKMKSLTFDRQRFQQRVEEIANYFRQQGIRCTVGTKEVESP, encoded by the coding sequence TTGCCAACAACAGCCACCATCCTAAACATCCAACGCTTCACCCTGCACGACGGCCCCGGCATTCGTACCGAGCTGTTCCTGAAAGGCTGCCCACTGCGCTGCGATTGGTGCGGTAATCCAGAGAGCTTCCAACGACACATTGAAGTTGGTGTTTATAGCAATAAGTGTATTACCCAGGACAAATGTGGTGACTGTGCTATCCCTTGTCACCAGCCAGAGATGCTGATTTTCAACGACGCTAAACTCACCCATGTCGATAGAGAAAAGTGCTCAAATTGCCTTAGCTGCGTAGAAGAATGCCCATCAGAAGCGATCAAGCAGTGGGGCAACACTATGTCTGTTGAAGAGTGCATGAAGGTGATCAGACAAGATATAGGGTACTACCAGCGCTCCGGTGGCGGCGTCACCGTATCTGGTGGCGAACCATTGATGCAAAGTGAGTTTGTGCTCGATCTATTTAAAGCATGTAAAGCGGAAGGTATCCATACCTGTTTAGAGTCGAGTTTCTTTGGTCATTGGGGCCGAATTGAGAAACTGTTGCCATACACCGATTTAGTGATCTCAGATCTTAAATTAATGGATAGCCAGCAACACAAAAAACACACTGGTGTTGAGAACACCAAAATCCTTGCCAACTTAATAAAACTCACCAAAACAGACCAACTACTCATCTTAAGAATTCCTGTCATTCCCGGTATTAACGATACACAAGCAAACATAAAAGCGACGGCAGACTTCATCAATTCTCAATTACAGGGCAAGGTCGACACTGTTCAACTACTCAGCTTCATGCGCCTAGGCGAAGAGAAATACCAATCACTAGGGCTGGATTACAAAATGAAATCACTGACGTTTGATCGCCAGCGTTTTCAACAGCGTGTGGAAGAGATCGCTAACTACTTCAGACAGCAAGGTATTCGTTGCACTGTGGGGACCAAAGAAGTTGAAAGTCCCTAA